A part of Fusarium oxysporum Fo47 chromosome III, complete sequence genomic DNA contains:
- a CDS encoding amino acid permease-domain-containing protein: MADSSNAPLLQSRSSYGSTDKTSTRHDSIDSEAAGEIRPSRDVEDDVLPETSTIGRNLSWQSAYILVISRVVGSGIFATPGTIVQSVGSAGLSLSLWVVGAFIAACGLAVSLEFGCMLPRSGGDKVYLEFAYRRPRLLASTLFAMYAVLLGFTASNCIIFSKYALFALGVEATDVLSKSLAVGLLTFVCITHSVFPKAGVKIQDVLGWIKIGIIVFMILSGFYVVIFRPNTTSAPLTHQLAWEHLWEETSWNWGVIATSLFKVFYSFAGLDNAANVMNEVKQPVRTLRSVALTALGTACGLYMLVNIAYFLVVPIEEIRGSGELIAALFFERLFGEKFGRVVLPTAVALSSVGNVMVVAFAMARMKQEIARQGFLPYSSLLSSSRPFNSPMGGFIIHYIPSFLVMILPPSDSIYSLILDIDGYAAQLIGLAVAIGLVKLRFQRPDLKRPFKAWMPAVSIRIAMSCALIVAPFFRPPDYEGEVFYALILVSLDEGGAEVEGDEVAGGDVCFGGWDDDHEAKTYRSEEEFYYHLFRIHKLRMPSTSTSSSTSTAFQILGSAIARQALIGAS, encoded by the exons ATGGCAGACTCGTCCAACGCGCCGCTGCTTCAATCGCGCAGCTCATACGGTTCAACCGATAAGACCTCTACGCGCCATGATTCCATCGACAGTGAAGCTGCGGGGGAGATACGCCCGAGTCGAGATGTAGAAGATGATGTACTCCCTGAGACGTCGACCATTGGGAGGAATTTATCGTGGCAGAGCGCTTACATCCTCGTTATATCGCGCGTCGTCGGCAGCGGTATCTTTGCGACACCCGGAACAATCGTCCAATCTGTCGGAAGCGCGGGATTATCGCTATCGCTATGGGTAGTCGGCGCTTTCATCGCAGCTTGCGGTCTTGCGGTGTCGCTCGAGTTTGGATGTATGCTTCCTCGGTCGGGAGGTGATAAAGTATACCTTGAGTTTGCGTATAGAAGACCGCGATTACTTGCGTCTACGCTGTTTGCGATGTATGCTGTGCTTTTGGGATTCACAGCGAGTAATTGCATTATTTTTAGTAAGTATGCGTTATTTGCGCTGGGAGTCGAAGCGACGGATGTGTTGAGCAAGAGCCTCGCTGTTGGACTTCTCACGTTTGTTTGTATCACACACAGCGTGTTTCCTAAAGCAGGCGTCAAGATCCAGGATGTTCTGGGCTGGATTAAAATCGGTATCATCGTCTTTATGATCCTCTCAGGCTTCTACGTCGTCATCTTCCGTCCCAACACTACATCCGCACCACTCACGCATCAACTCGCATGGGAACACCTTTGGGAAGAGACGAGCTGGAACTGGGGCGTCATCGCAACGAGTCTCTTCAAGGTCTTTTATTCATTCGCGGGATTGGATAATGCTGCGAACGTCATGAATGAAGTCAAGCAGCCCGTGAGGACGTTGAGGTCTGTTGCGCTGACAGCGCTGGGGACGGCGTGTGGATTGTACATGCTTGTTAACATTGCTTATTTTCTGGTGGTGCCGATTGAAGAGATCAGAGGGAGTGGTGAACTCATTGCTGCGCTGTTCTTTGAGAGGTTGTTTGGTGAGAAATTTGGGAGAGTTGTTCTCCCGACAGCTGTGGCATTATCGTCAGTTGGGAATGTCATGGTCGTTGCTTTCGCAATG GCACGCATGAAGCAAGAAATCGCAAGACAAGGCTTCCTCCCATACTCATccctcctctcctcctcacGACCATTCAACTCTCCCATGGGTGGCTTCATAATCCACTACATCCCCTCCTTTCTCGTCATGATCCTCCCACCCTCTGATTCAATCTACTCTCTCATTCTCGACATCGACGGATACGCCGCGCAGCTCATCGGGCTCGCCGTAGCAATCGGCCTTGTGAAGCTCCGCTTCCAACGTCCAGACCTCAAGCGACCCTTTAAGGCGTGGATGCCCGCGGTGAGTATTAGAATAGCGATGAGCTGCGCTTTAATAGTGGCGCCGTTTTTCAGACCGCCGGACTACGAGGGGGAAGTGTTTTACGCTCT GATATTGGTATCTTTGGACGAGGGCGGTGCCGAGGTGGAGGGGGACGAGGTTGCAGGAGGAGACGTGTGTTTTGGAGGATGGGACGACGATCACGAAGCTAAG ACTTATCGTAGTGAAGAAGAATTCTATTACCATCTCTTCCGTATTCACAAACTCCGAATGCCTTCAACctccacttcttcttccacttccacAGCGTTCCAAATTCTCGGGTCCGCAATCGCTCGCCAAGCCCTTATCGGCGCATCGTAA
- a CDS encoding GMC oxidoreductase-domain-containing protein yields the protein MATPNSYANSLGVLPEEFDIIVCGGGSCGCVVAGRLANLDHNLKVLLIEAGESNLNNPWVFRPGIYPRNMKLDSKTASFYKSRPSKWLAGRAATVPCAHILGGGSSINFMMYTRASASDYDDFQAKGWTTEELLPLMRKHETYQRHSVNPDIHGFEGPIKVSFGNYTYPVKDDFLRAAESQGIPFVDDLQDLSTGHGAEHWLKWINRDTGRRSDSAHAYVHATRAKHSNLYLACNTKVDKIIMENGRAVGVQTVPTKPLHPNQLQTRIFRARKQIVVSGGTLSSPLILQRSGIGDPQKLRAAGVEPKVDLPGVGLNFQDHYLTFSVYRAKPETESFDDFVRGDPEVQKRVFDEWHQKGTGPLATNGIEAGVKIRPTEQELKDFERWPTPHFTEGWKSYFKNKPDKPVMHYSVIAGFFGDHMLMPPGKFFSMFHFLEYPFSRGFTHIKSADPYDTPDFDAGFMNDERDMVPMVWGYIKSRETARRMDAYAGEVENMHPFFDYDSPARAHDLDLDTTKQYALPGNLTAGIGHGSWSSPLPEADRKPGANILNSNKAHIREELKYSDADIKAVEEWVKRHTESTWHCLGTCSMAPKEGNSIVKHGVLDERLNVHGVKGLKVADLSICPDNVGCNTYSTALLIGEKAAMLVAEDLGYSGEALEMKVPTYQAPGELEVRYRL from the exons atggcgacTCCCAACTCGTACGCGAACAGCCTCGGCGTCCTGCCAGAGGAGTTCGACATCATTGTGTGCGGTGGTGGAAGCTGCGGTTGTGTCGTTGCTGGACGATTGGCGAATCTTGACCATAACCTCAAGGTCCTGCTTATCGAGGCTGGCGAGagcaacctcaacaaccCTTGGGTGTTTAGGCCTGGTATCTATCCCCGTAACATGAAGCTGGACTCCAAGACGGCTTCGTTTTACAAGTCTCGTCCTAGCAAGTGGCTTGCTGGACGTGCTGCTACTGTGCCATGTGCTCAT ATCCTTGGCGGTGGTTCTTCcatcaacttcatgatgTACACTCGAGCTAGTGCCTCAGACT ACGACGACTTCCAAGCCAAGGGTTGGACCACTGAGGAACTCCTCCCTCTTATGAGAAAGCACGAGACCTACCAGCGCCACTCTGTCAACCCAGACATCCACGGCTTCGAGGGCCCCATCAAAGTCTCCTTCGGCAACTACACCTACCCTGTAAAGGACGACTTCCTCCGCGCCGCTGAGTCCCAAGGCATCCCCTTCGTCGACGATCTCCAAGATCTCTCCACCGGCCACGGCGCAGAGCACTGGCTCAAATGGATCAACCGCGACACGGGCCGTCGCAGCGACTCAGCGCACGCCTATGTCCATGCCACACGCGCCAAGCACAGTAACTTGTACTTGGCCTGCAACACAAAGgtcgacaagatcatcatggagaATGGTCGTGCCGTTGGTGTTCAGACTGTTCCTACCAAGCCGCTGCACCCGAACCAGCTGCAGACGCGAATCTTCCGTGCTAGAAAGCAGATTGTCGTTAGTGGCGGTACGCTTTCTTCGCCTTTGATTCTTCAGCGCTCTGGTATTGGTGACCCCCAGAAGCTTCGCGCTGCTGGCGTCGAGCCCAAGGTTGATCTTCCTGGAGTTGGACTCAATTTCCAGGATCATTATCTTACATTTTCGGTTTATCGGGCTAAGCCTGAGACTGAGAGTTTCGATGACTTTGTTCGTGGAGACCCTGAGGTTCAAAAG CGCGTCTTTGATGAGTGGCACCAGAAGGGCACTGGACCCCTTGCCACCAACGGCATTGAGGCTGGTGTCAAGATCCGACCTACTGAGCAAGAGCTCAAGGACTTCGAGAGGTGGCCTACGCCTCATTTCACTGAGGGCTGGAAGTCTTacttcaagaacaagcctGACAAGCCTGTTATGCATTACTCTGTGATTGCCGGCTTCTTCGGTGATCACATGCTCAT GCCCCCTGGAAAGTTCTTCTCCATGTTCCACTTCCTCGAGTATCCTTTCTCTCGTGGCTTTACTCACATCAAGAGTGCTGATCCATATGATACTCCCGACTTTGATGCTGGATTC ATGAACGACGAGCGGGATATGGTCCCCATGGTCTGGGGATACATCAAGTCTCGTGAGACTGCCCGCCGCATGGACGCCTACGCCGGTGAAGTCGAGAACATG CACCCCTTCTTCGACTACGACAGCCCTGCTCGTGCTCATGATCTTGACCTGGATACCACCAAGCAATACGCTCTCCCTGGTAACCTCACTGCTGGTATTGGCCACGGAAGTTGGTCTTCTCCTCTCCCCGAGGCAGACCGCAAGCCCGGTGCCAACATCCTTAACTCCAACAAGGCTCACATCCGCGAGGAGCTCAAGTACAGCGATGCCGACATCAAGGCCGTCGAAG AATGGGTCAAGCGCCACACCGAATCAACCTGGCACTGCCTCGGCACATGCTCCATGGCTCCCAAGGAGGGTAACAGCATCGTCAAGCACGGTGTTCTCGACGAGAGACTCAACGTCCACGGCGTCAAGGGTCTCAAGGTCGCTGATCTGTCCATCTGCCCTGACAACGTCGGCTGCAACACGTACTCTACTGCTCTGCTCATTGGTGAGAAGGCTGCTATGCTTGTTGCGGAGGATCTTGGATATTCTGGTGAGGCTTTGGAGATGAAGGTTCCCACTTACCAGGCACCTGGTGAGCTTGAGGTTCGATATCGTCTGTAA
- a CDS encoding pectin lyase fold/virulence factor has product MKGFIIKTAIIAATLFSAATASPKGPVDTYKKCQRQTKRATEGCPKGTLFVAKDDPRADFSSIQDAIDSLGNTTTAGHILIAPGNYSEQLNVTRRGPLHLIGASNKPWVKDLYADIDVNTTAQNDVQIWFNLANTNNGSLSDNVFTSVLTVGPNFNATLTGSGPTGFPVPADTPFGCTDFRAYNIDFRNEFAPRSSGPAHAVGVSRANAGFYSCGFYSYQDTVYIGKLGNAYFYDNIIAGETDFLYGFGTAWIEKSTLSLRGCGGGITAWKGTNTTFTNKYGVYIDNSQLIPVNSTIATNFVGKCALGRPWNSQHKSIFMQSYFDAVILPAGYIEWSKSTPRVDNYTFMATWNDHGPGYNVEAEKASNVTRVLTDAEVKPYRAPADVFQTPEGKFGHVKWIDKKAL; this is encoded by the exons ATGAAgggcttcatcatcaagacgGCAATTATTGCCGCGACTCTCTTTTCCGCTGCGACTGCATCTCCCAAAGGGCCCGTTGACACCTACAAGAAATGTCAACGGCAGACAAAGCGTGCAACAGAAGGATGTCCCAAGGGAACTCTCTTCGTAGCCAAGGATGATCCACGAGCAGACTTTTCCTCCATCCAAGACGCCATCGACTCTTTGGGCAACACAACAACTGCAGGCCACATTCTCATCGCGCCTGGCAACTACAGCGAGCAATTGAATGTCACCCGCCGAGGTcccctccatctcatcgGCGCCTCAAACAAGCCTTGGGTCAAGGACCTCTATGCCGATATTGACGTCAACACCACGGCTCAGAATGATGTTCAGATCTGGTTCAACCTTGCGAATACGAACAACGGAAGTTTGAGTGATAATGTGTTCACGAGCGTACTCACCGTTGGACCTAATTTCAACGCTACGCTGACCGGATCTGGACCTACGGGCTTTCCTGTGCCTGCGGACACGCCGTTCGGATGCACGGATTTCAGAGCGTATAACATCGACTTCAGAAATGAGTTTGCGCCAAGATCTTCTGGGCCTGCGCATGCGGTTGGTGTGAGCAGGGCTAATGCGGGCTTTTACTCTTGTGGATTTTACTCTTACCAAGATACT GTTTACATTGGAAAACTTGGAAACGCCTACTTCTACGACAACATCATTGCTGGAGAGACTGATTTCCTGTATGGCTTCGGCACAGCATGGATTGAGAAATCAACACTATCTCTCCGAGGCTGCGGAGGCGGCATCACAGCTTGGAAAGGCACCAATACGACATTCACCAACAAATACGGCGTCTACATCGACAACTCCCAGCTCATCCCCGTAAACTCCACTATCGCTACAAACTTTGTTGGGAAGTGTGCCCTCGGACGACCATGGAACTCGCAGCACAAGTCGATCTTCATGCAATCCTACTTTGATGCTGTGATCCTGCCTGCTGGTTATATTGAGTGGAGCAAGTCGACACCAAGAGTTGATAATTACACCTTCATGGCCACGTGGAATGATCATGGGCCGGGATATAAtgtcgaggctgagaaggcgAGTAATGTTACGAGGGTTTTGACGGATGCGGAGGTTAAGCCCTATAGAGCACCTGCGGATGTATTTCAGACTCCTGAAGGAAAGTTTGGACATGTCAAGTGGATTGACAAGAAGGCTCTGTAA
- a CDS encoding kinase-like domain-containing protein, whose amino-acid sequence MEVAQHFIKAESLTNVKTAGEGLECLVYKASSPLYGPVVLRVPRVKIYQNANDPNTNASDLIQQEMKIYKLLQNDSVPVPKAYKYLEEDGYPAMLCEYVDDDGTEITFEEMGRVAAMIHSSPLSDPAMKTVALETADVFSTIEQRLKRRFSVLSQTVPEASSWIANWAHIHTVLEGLKRFPASLLHMDFRDVNLRHKDGRISAVIDWTNALVGPAAIDLFRTLEFSQLDESFIKGYNEVTTWPEVASKEECLLRLDAALVLALVFTSEAPDAERAEVAVARVKELSKSLVEATSHD is encoded by the coding sequence ATGGAGGTAGCTCAGCACTTCATCAAGGCAGAGAGCCTGACCAACGTCAAAACCGCCGGCGAAGGTCTCGAATGTCTCGTTTATAAAGCAAGCTCGCCATTATATGGCCCAGTCGTTCTCAGGGTGCCTAGAGTCAAGATCTACCAGAACGCCAATGACCCAAACACCAATGCAAGTGATCTTATCCAACAAGAGATGAAGATCtacaagcttcttcaaaatGATTCAGTACCTGTACCCAAGGCATATAAGTaccttgaagaagatggttaTCCAGCGATGTTGTGCGAGTACGTGGACGACGATGGAACGGAGATCACGTTTGAGGAGATGGGACGTGTAGCGGCGATGATACACTCATCGCCGTTGTCCGATCCAGCAATGAAGACAGTTGCGCTGGAGACAGCAGATGTGTTCTCAACAATCGAACAAAGACTTAAAAGGCGCTTCTCAGTGCTGTCGCAAACAGTCCCAGAGGCTTCCAGCTGGATAGCGAACTGGGCACACATTCACACCGTCCTCGAAGGTCTCAAACGATTCCCTGCAAGTCTACTTCACATGGACTTTCGCGACGTCAATCTCCGCCATAAAGATGGACGAATAAGCGCTGTGATCGATTGGACCAACGCCCTCGTCGGCCCAGCAGCCATTGACCTCTTCCGCACGCTGGAGTTCAGTCAACTCGACGAAAGCTTCATCAAAGGTTACAATGAAGTGACTACCTGGCCAGAAGTTGCCTCAAAAGAGGAATGCCTGCTAAGACTTGATGCTGCGCTTGTGTTGGCGCTTGTGTTCACGTCAGAGGCGCCTGATGCTGAGAGAGCCGAAGTTGCGGTGGCGAGGGTGAAAGAACTCTCAAAAAGCCTGGTGGAAGCTACGTCGCACGATTGA
- a CDS encoding thioredoxin-like protein, with protein sequence MSAPAPLRLGSTAPNFQAETTKGKIDFHEFIGDNWVILFSHPEDYTPVCTTELGAFAKLQPEFTKRGVKLIGLSANTIESHEGWIKDIGEVTGGNVEFPIIGDKQRQVSLLYDMIDQQDATNVDEKGIAFTIRSVFIIDPKKTIRTIFSYPASTGRNAAEVLRVIDSLQTGDKYRITTPINWVPGEDVIVHPSVKNEEAKTLFPEFRIVKPYLRFTPLAKEKVLPPQ encoded by the exons ATGTCTGCTCCCGCTCCCCTTCGTCTGGGCTCTACCGCCCCCAACTTCCAGGCCGAGACCACAAAGGGCAAGATTGACTTCCACGAGTTCATCGGCGACAACTGGgtcattctcttctctcaccCTGAGGACTACACTCCCGTCTGCACCACTGAGCTCGGCGCCTTTGCCAAGCTTCAGCCTGAGTTCACCAAGCGTGGTGTCAAGCTGATTGGTCTCTCTGCCAACACTATTGAGTCCCACGAGGGATGGATCAAGGATATTGGTGAGGTTACCGGCGGCAACGTCGAGTTCCCCATCATTGGCGACAAGCAGCGCCAGGTTTCTCTCCTCTACGACAT GATCGACCAGCAGGATGCTACCAACGTCGATGAGAAGGGCATCGCCTTCACCATCCGATCCGTCTTTATCATCGACCCCAAGAAGACCATCCGCACCATCTTCTCATACCCCGCCTCCACCGGCCGCAACGCCGCCGAGGTTCTCCGCGTCATCGACTCCCTCCAGACCGGTGACAAGTACCGCATCACCACCCCTATCAACTGGGTCCCCGGTGAGGACGTCATCGTCCACCCCTCGGTCAAGAACGAGGAGGCCAAGACCCTCTTCCCCGAGTTCCGCATCGTCAAGCCTTACCTCCGATTCACTCCTCTCGCCAAGGAGAAGGTTCTTCCCCCTCAGTAA